A single region of the Clostridia bacterium genome encodes:
- a CDS encoding UvrD-helicase domain-containing protein: MIDFSVLNEAQQKAVRATEGAVLVLAGAGSGKTRVLTYRIAYLIDEKKIPAYRILAITFTNKATNEMKERLEKMLGENSGVWVSTFHSLCARILRGDAEKLGYTKSFTIYSDQDSDRVLKRIISNKHIEIKDFSSKVACHISNAKSLCLSPDEYRNECGDFNAGMICDVYEAYEEELKAANAMDYDDLLVKTYQLFSDFPEVLEKYANRFLYIHIDEYQDTSRLQYKIASMLAKKHGNLFAVGDEDQSIYGWRGADISNILDFKKDFPEAEVVKLEQNYRSTPNILRAANALIENNKGRFDKKLWTEADPGVRVEIYNAADDRQEAEYVVGQIASLIRSKNQSPKEFAILVRLNALSRKFEERMRLYNIPYKVYGGFKFFDRKEVKDVLAYYRAIVNPRDNDAFLRIINTPKRKIGESVTEELVYVASVNGVNVSDVLFGDMASFGMSPKNIQKLKAFNDLYFKLLAERDQMSLKEYARFVVEEAGFFIEFAGDKEEDVGRRENVNQLLEGIEEFAKDNEGATLEEYLQSVVLLSDTDDIQTDEFVTISTVHSVKGLEFDTVFVTGLEENVFPSQARSKSQKEIEEERRVMYVAMTRARKRLYLTGAKERFMYGATQYNHRSRFVDEVESKIYPDKKPLSVPVFQSNSAPKEPQRVLTDVNKYVRSVVGGASPAPHSSGGSAFKLGDKVKHPRYGVGRIIQINGDNASIAFDGLGIKQFNMKIAPLQKA, encoded by the coding sequence ATGATTGATTTCAGCGTATTGAACGAAGCGCAACAAAAAGCGGTTCGCGCCACGGAAGGCGCGGTTTTGGTTCTCGCGGGAGCGGGTTCCGGCAAGACGAGGGTTTTGACCTATCGTATCGCCTATTTGATCGACGAAAAAAAGATCCCCGCCTATCGGATCCTCGCGATTACCTTTACGAACAAAGCGACGAACGAGATGAAGGAAAGACTCGAAAAAATGCTCGGGGAGAACTCGGGCGTTTGGGTCTCGACCTTCCACTCTTTATGCGCCCGCATTTTGCGCGGAGACGCCGAAAAACTCGGATATACCAAGAGTTTTACGATATACAGCGATCAGGATTCGGATCGCGTCTTGAAACGCATCATTTCGAATAAGCATATCGAGATCAAGGATTTTTCGTCCAAAGTCGCCTGCCATATTTCGAACGCGAAATCTCTTTGTCTTTCGCCGGACGAATATCGAAACGAGTGCGGCGATTTTAACGCGGGTATGATTTGCGACGTCTACGAGGCGTACGAGGAAGAGCTCAAAGCGGCGAACGCGATGGACTACGACGATCTTCTCGTAAAAACCTATCAACTTTTCAGCGATTTCCCCGAAGTTCTCGAAAAATACGCGAATCGTTTTCTGTACATCCATATCGACGAATACCAAGACACGAGCCGTTTGCAGTATAAGATCGCCTCGATGCTCGCGAAAAAACACGGCAATCTTTTCGCCGTCGGCGACGAGGATCAAAGCATCTACGGATGGCGCGGCGCGGATATCTCGAATATTCTCGATTTCAAGAAGGATTTCCCCGAAGCCGAAGTCGTCAAACTCGAACAGAATTACCGTAGCACGCCGAATATTTTGCGTGCGGCGAACGCCTTGATCGAGAATAACAAAGGGCGTTTCGATAAGAAACTTTGGACGGAAGCCGATCCAGGCGTCCGCGTGGAGATCTATAACGCGGCGGACGACAGGCAGGAAGCGGAGTACGTCGTCGGGCAGATCGCCTCGCTGATCCGCTCGAAAAATCAATCTCCGAAGGAATTCGCGATTCTCGTTCGTTTGAACGCGCTTTCGCGTAAATTCGAAGAAAGAATGCGCCTTTACAACATTCCGTATAAAGTGTACGGCGGCTTCAAATTCTTCGACAGAAAAGAAGTTAAGGACGTTCTCGCGTACTACCGCGCGATCGTCAATCCCCGCGATAACGACGCGTTTTTGCGTATTATCAACACGCCGAAGCGCAAGATCGGAGAATCGGTCACCGAAGAACTCGTCTACGTCGCGTCGGTGAACGGAGTGAACGTGTCCGACGTCCTGTTCGGCGATATGGCGTCTTTCGGAATGAGCCCGAAGAATATCCAAAAACTCAAAGCGTTTAACGATCTCTACTTCAAACTCCTCGCGGAGCGCGATCAAATGAGCTTGAAAGAGTACGCTCGATTCGTCGTCGAAGAAGCGGGCTTTTTCATCGAATTTGCGGGAGATAAGGAAGAAGACGTCGGTCGCAGAGAAAACGTCAACCAGCTCCTCGAAGGCATCGAGGAATTCGCGAAAGACAATGAAGGCGCGACGCTCGAAGAGTATTTGCAATCCGTCGTCTTGCTGTCCGACACGGACGATATCCAGACCGACGAATTCGTGACGATCTCGACCGTACACTCGGTCAAAGGGCTGGAATTCGACACCGTCTTCGTAACGGGTCTCGAAGAAAACGTCTTCCCGTCGCAGGCAAGAAGCAAAAGTCAAAAAGAGATCGAAGAGGAGAGGCGGGTCATGTACGTCGCGATGACGCGCGCGCGCAAACGCCTGTATCTGACCGGAGCGAAAGAGCGTTTTATGTACGGCGCCACGCAGTATAATCATCGCAGTCGCTTCGTGGACGAAGTCGAATCCAAGATCTATCCCGATAAAAAACCGCTTTCCGTGCCGGTCTTTCAGAGCAATTCCGCGCCGAAAGAGCCGCAGCGCGTCCTTACCGACGTCAATAAGTACGTTCGCTCGGTCGTCGGAGGCGCTTCGCCCGCGCCCCATTCTTCGGGCGGTTCCGCGTTCAAACTCGGCGATAAAGTCAAGCATCCCCGTTACGGCGTGGGTCGCATCATTCAAATCAACGGCGACAACGCGAGCATTGCGTTCGACGGGCTCGGGATCAAGCAATTCAATATGAAGATCGCGCCTTTGCAAAAGGCGTAG
- the hisS gene encoding histidine--tRNA ligase: protein MINIMKGTKDLLPQESYKWAKIEEEIRAVTRLFNIRKIATPTFEHTELFLRGVGDTTDIVNKEMYTFLDKGGRSVTLKPEGTAGVVRSFIENNLSSLPQPLKMYYETPVFRYERPQAGRLREHHQFGVEIYGADTPEQDVEVMLIAKTLFDRLGITGLELRINSIGCPECRKEYNKALKAYFASRIDDLCPTCRERLDKNPLRILDCKEEKCAAVAAGAPSVLSYLCEPCRAHHAKVKNLLTLSEIPFEEDDKIVRGLDYYTKTVFEFVAGNIGAKATVCGGGRYNNLVEEIGGKPCPAVGFGMGIERLILTMTALGASFGDEPTPDVFIANIGASDEAFKLTSALRKQGVAAECDVMGRSLKAQMKLSDKLGSKFSAVIGEDEIKKGVVKVKNMKTGEEEETAIEKLAEYISQKKA from the coding sequence ATGATCAACATAATGAAAGGGACGAAAGATCTTTTGCCTCAGGAAAGCTATAAGTGGGCGAAGATCGAAGAGGAGATCCGCGCGGTGACGCGTCTTTTCAATATTCGCAAGATCGCGACCCCGACCTTCGAGCATACGGAGCTTTTCCTTCGCGGCGTCGGCGACACGACGGATATCGTCAATAAGGAAATGTACACTTTCCTCGATAAAGGCGGCAGAAGCGTTACCTTGAAACCCGAGGGAACGGCGGGCGTCGTCAGGAGTTTTATCGAAAACAACCTTTCAAGCCTTCCGCAACCCTTGAAAATGTACTACGAGACTCCCGTCTTCCGTTATGAAAGGCCGCAGGCGGGCAGGCTTCGCGAGCATCACCAATTCGGCGTCGAGATCTACGGCGCGGACACTCCGGAGCAGGACGTCGAAGTTATGCTGATCGCGAAGACGCTGTTCGACCGTCTCGGGATCACGGGGCTGGAACTTCGCATCAACAGCATCGGTTGCCCGGAATGCCGCAAGGAATATAATAAAGCGCTCAAAGCCTATTTCGCGTCGAGGATCGACGATCTTTGCCCGACTTGCAGAGAAAGGTTGGATAAAAACCCCCTCCGCATTTTGGACTGCAAGGAAGAGAAATGCGCCGCCGTCGCGGCGGGCGCGCCTTCCGTCCTTTCCTATCTCTGCGAGCCTTGCCGCGCGCATCACGCAAAGGTCAAAAATCTCTTGACGCTTTCCGAGATCCCCTTCGAGGAAGACGATAAGATCGTCCGCGGACTCGATTACTACACCAAGACCGTTTTCGAATTCGTCGCGGGGAATATCGGAGCGAAAGCCACGGTTTGCGGCGGCGGCAGATATAACAATCTCGTCGAAGAGATCGGCGGAAAGCCGTGTCCCGCGGTCGGATTCGGAATGGGGATCGAGCGTTTGATCCTGACGATGACCGCGCTCGGCGCGTCCTTCGGCGATGAACCCACGCCGGACGTCTTTATCGCGAATATCGGCGCGTCGGACGAAGCGTTCAAACTCACCTCCGCGCTCAGAAAGCAGGGCGTCGCCGCCGAATGCGACGTTATGGGCAGAAGCCTGAAAGCGCAAATGAAGCTTTCGGATAAGCTCGGCTCGAAATTCAGCGCCGTGATCGGCGAAGACGAGATCAAAAAAGGCGTCGTCAAAGTCAAAAATATGAAAACGGGAGAAGAGGAAGAAACCGCGATCGAAAAACTCGCGGAATATATATCTCAAAAGAAGGCGTAA
- the aspS gene encoding aspartate--tRNA ligase — protein MNFLSQRSKMCAEFRASDIGKTVTVLGFIGKYRNLGNIIFTDVRDRTGIVQVSFEETACGKEVFALAEKLRNEFVVAVKGVVRSRGEKNINKALPSGEVEISASELDILSEADVPPFVISEIAAVGEVTRLKYRYLDLRRGSLQSNIQMRSKLCHLVHSYMDKLGFLDIDTPCLGRSTPEGARDYLVPSRVHHGEFYALPQSPQIYKQLLMIAGFDRYYQIAKCFRDEDLRANRQPEFTQIDMEMSYADCEDVMGVAEGLIREVFDRLIGVKLPEKLRRMPYAEAMDRFGSDKPDTRFGLELMDLSDVVKGCGFSVFENAVAAGNKVKCINAKGLAQKYTRKEIDKLGEFVKDYGAKGLAWAAIKEEGVTSTFAKFLKEGVMDEIFRAAGAEKGDILFFVADTYAVCSAALGALRLKIAKDFSLIPENTFDFLWVTEFPLLEYSEEEKRYVAIHHPFTAAMDEDLPLLDTDPLKVRSKAYDLVINGEEAGGGSIRIHTPEMQSKIFNLLGFTDEDIVNRFGFFVEAFRYGAPPHGGLAFGLDRLVMLLTGAESIKDVIAFPKMQNACCLMSDAPSVVEEKQLTDLAIGVLKE, from the coding sequence ATGAACTTTTTAAGTCAAAGAAGCAAAATGTGCGCGGAGTTTCGCGCGAGCGACATCGGTAAGACCGTAACGGTTTTGGGCTTTATCGGAAAATATCGTAATCTCGGCAATATTATTTTTACCGACGTGCGCGATCGCACGGGTATCGTCCAAGTTTCGTTTGAAGAGACCGCTTGCGGAAAAGAAGTCTTCGCGCTTGCCGAAAAACTCAGGAACGAATTCGTCGTCGCCGTCAAAGGCGTCGTCCGCAGTCGCGGCGAAAAGAATATCAATAAGGCGCTTCCTTCGGGCGAAGTGGAGATCTCCGCGTCGGAGCTCGACATTCTTTCCGAAGCGGACGTTCCGCCCTTCGTGATCTCCGAGATCGCGGCGGTCGGCGAGGTCACGAGGCTGAAATATCGTTATCTCGATCTGCGTCGCGGCAGTTTGCAAAGCAATATCCAAATGCGTTCCAAACTTTGCCACCTCGTCCATTCCTATATGGACAAGCTCGGTTTTTTGGATATCGACACGCCTTGCCTCGGTCGTTCCACGCCCGAAGGCGCGAGGGATTATCTCGTTCCGAGCCGCGTGCATCACGGCGAGTTTTACGCGCTTCCGCAGTCCCCGCAGATCTATAAGCAGCTTTTGATGATCGCGGGATTCGATCGCTACTATCAGATCGCGAAATGCTTCCGCGACGAGGATCTTCGCGCGAACCGCCAACCCGAATTCACGCAGATCGATATGGAAATGAGCTACGCCGATTGCGAAGACGTAATGGGCGTGGCGGAAGGCTTGATCCGCGAAGTGTTCGATCGTCTGATCGGCGTAAAACTTCCCGAGAAGCTCCGCCGTATGCCCTATGCGGAAGCGATGGATCGTTTCGGATCGGATAAGCCCGACACCCGTTTCGGTCTCGAACTCATGGATCTGTCCGACGTTGTAAAGGGATGCGGCTTTTCCGTCTTCGAGAACGCGGTCGCCGCGGGGAATAAAGTCAAATGCATCAACGCGAAGGGTCTCGCGCAAAAGTACACGAGAAAAGAGATCGACAAGCTCGGTGAATTCGTCAAAGATTACGGAGCGAAAGGTCTTGCTTGGGCGGCGATCAAAGAAGAGGGCGTGACCTCGACTTTCGCGAAGTTCCTGAAAGAAGGCGTTATGGACGAGATTTTCCGCGCCGCCGGTGCGGAAAAGGGCGATATCCTCTTCTTCGTGGCGGATACTTACGCGGTTTGCTCCGCCGCGCTCGGAGCGCTCCGCTTGAAGATCGCGAAGGATTTCTCCCTGATCCCCGAAAATACTTTCGATTTCCTTTGGGTCACCGAATTCCCGCTTCTCGAATACAGCGAGGAAGAAAAGCGTTACGTCGCGATCCATCACCCGTTCACCGCGGCGATGGATGAAGATCTCCCGCTTCTCGACACCGATCCTTTGAAAGTCAGAAGCAAAGCCTACGACCTCGTTATAAACGGCGAGGAAGCGGGCGGCGGCTCGATCCGTATCCATACGCCCGAAATGCAGAGCAAGATCTTCAATTTGCTCGGATTTACCGATGAGGACATCGTAAATCGTTTCGGCTTCTTCGTCGAAGCCTTCCGCTACGGCGCGCCCCCGCACGGCGGTCTTGCCTTCGGTCTCGACAGGCTCGTTATGCTCTTGACCGGCGCGGAAAGCATTAAGGACGTAATCGCGTTCCCGAAGATGCAGAACGCTTGCTGCTTGATGAGCGACGCTCCGTCCGTCGTAGAAGAGAAGCAACTGACCGACCTTGCGATCGGCGTTTTGAAGGAATAA
- a CDS encoding cysteine desulfurase, with product MNNPIYFDHAATTFLDERALAEMLPYFKDRFGNASSRHFLGREAVAAVDEARAKIARAIGAKESEIYFTSGGTESDNWAIRGAALIKGKGHVVTTAVEHHAVLNTLAELEKQGFEVTYVPVDKTGKVSVDAVVSSIREDTFLVSVMLANNEVGTIEPVREIAAEARKRGILMHTDAVQAVGAIPVDVRALGVDLMSISAHKFNGPKGIGALFVRSGVRLGKLITGGEQERSMRGGTYNVPSVVGFGKAIELAVEELSFRSEKVRALRDLFMKRVKEEIPFVFVNGASEDEKLPNNANVCFEYADGDGILLSLDREGIAASAGSACSSGSADPSHVLIAMGLTEELARSSLRFSFGAENTEEEVEKAVNVLSRTVERLRSFSPLFKQFEHSKRDV from the coding sequence ATGAATAATCCGATCTATTTCGATCACGCGGCAACGACTTTTCTCGACGAGCGAGCGCTCGCCGAGATGTTGCCGTATTTCAAAGATAGATTCGGCAATGCGAGCAGCCGCCATTTTCTCGGAAGAGAAGCGGTCGCCGCGGTGGACGAAGCGCGCGCAAAGATCGCTCGCGCGATCGGAGCGAAGGAGAGCGAGATCTATTTCACCTCCGGCGGAACGGAATCGGATAACTGGGCGATCCGCGGCGCGGCGCTCATAAAAGGAAAAGGGCACGTCGTAACGACCGCCGTCGAGCATCACGCCGTCTTGAATACCCTTGCGGAACTTGAAAAACAAGGATTCGAAGTGACCTACGTTCCCGTCGATAAGACGGGAAAAGTTTCGGTCGATGCGGTCGTTTCCTCGATCCGAGAGGATACCTTTCTCGTCTCCGTTATGCTCGCGAATAACGAAGTCGGGACGATCGAACCCGTTCGGGAGATCGCCGCGGAAGCGAGAAAGAGGGGGATTCTTATGCACACGGACGCCGTGCAGGCGGTCGGCGCGATTCCCGTCGACGTTCGTGCGCTCGGGGTCGATCTTATGTCGATCTCGGCGCATAAATTCAACGGACCGAAAGGGATCGGCGCGCTCTTCGTTCGAAGCGGCGTTCGGCTCGGGAAACTGATCACGGGCGGCGAGCAGGAGCGTTCGATGCGCGGGGGGACGTATAACGTCCCGTCCGTCGTCGGGTTCGGAAAGGCGATCGAACTCGCCGTGGAAGAACTGTCTTTCCGATCCGAAAAGGTGCGCGCCCTTCGCGATCTCTTCATGAAACGCGTAAAAGAGGAGATCCCATTCGTCTTCGTGAACGGTGCGTCCGAAGATGAAAAACTTCCGAATAATGCGAACGTTTGCTTTGAGTATGCGGATGGCGACGGGATCCTTTTGTCCCTCGACAGAGAGGGGATCGCGGCCTCTGCGGGCAGCGCTTGCTCCTCGGGCAGCGCCGATCCGTCTCACGTCCTTATCGCAATGGGGCTGACGGAAGAACTCGCCCGTTCGTCCCTCCGCTTTTCTTTCGGAGCGGAAAACACCGAGGAAGAGGTCGAAAAGGCGGTAAACGTCCTTTCGCGAACCGTCGAAAGATTGCGTTCCTTTTCTCCTCTTTTCAAACAATTCGAACATTCGAAGCGCGACGTATGA
- a CDS encoding serine hydroxymethyltransferase has translation MIDLSTVKKQDEAVFGAMERELNRQRQNLELIASENIVTPAVMAAMGSHLTNKYAEGYPGKRYYGGCQFVDEVETLAIERVKKIFGASFANVQPHSGANANLAVYFALLNVGDTILGMNLAHGGHLTHGSPVNMSGKNYNIVPYGVKKETGRIDYEELRRIANECKPKLIVAGASAYPRAIDFKAFREIADEVGAYLMVDMAHIAGLVAAGEHENPVKYADVVTTTTHKTLRGPRGGVIMTNNEEIAKKIDKAIFPGTQGGPLMHVIAAKAVAFGEALTPEFKAYQHQIILNAKAMSERFIENGVDLVSGGTDNHLMLLDLTRKNMTGKELETLLDEAHVTVNKNAIPFDTQKPFVTSGVRIGTPAITARGMKEKEAVYIADLITDIILNRAEAVERVKKAVIELCEKFPLYVNDIL, from the coding sequence ATGATCGATTTATCAACCGTTAAGAAGCAAGACGAAGCTGTTTTCGGCGCGATGGAGCGCGAGCTCAATCGCCAAAGACAAAATCTCGAACTCATCGCGAGCGAGAATATCGTTACGCCCGCCGTTATGGCGGCGATGGGCAGCCATCTGACGAATAAGTACGCCGAAGGATATCCCGGAAAGAGATATTACGGCGGTTGCCAATTCGTGGACGAGGTCGAGACGCTCGCGATCGAGCGCGTCAAAAAGATCTTCGGCGCGTCTTTTGCGAACGTTCAACCCCATAGCGGCGCGAACGCGAATCTTGCCGTTTATTTCGCCCTTTTGAACGTCGGTGACACGATCCTCGGTATGAACCTCGCGCACGGCGGTCACCTTACGCACGGTTCTCCCGTCAATATGTCGGGTAAGAACTATAACATCGTTCCCTACGGCGTAAAGAAAGAAACCGGTAGGATCGATTACGAAGAGCTTCGCCGCATCGCGAACGAGTGCAAGCCCAAACTCATCGTTGCGGGCGCTTCGGCGTATCCGCGCGCGATCGATTTCAAGGCGTTCCGTGAGATCGCGGACGAAGTCGGCGCGTATCTTATGGTCGATATGGCGCATATCGCGGGTCTCGTCGCGGCGGGTGAGCATGAAAATCCCGTCAAGTACGCGGACGTCGTTACGACGACCACGCATAAGACCCTTCGCGGACCGCGCGGCGGCGTCATCATGACGAATAACGAAGAGATCGCGAAAAAGATCGACAAGGCGATCTTCCCGGGAACGCAAGGCGGACCGTTGATGCACGTCATCGCGGCGAAAGCCGTTGCCTTCGGCGAGGCGCTTACCCCCGAATTCAAGGCGTATCAACACCAAATCATTCTGAACGCGAAGGCGATGAGCGAGCGCTTTATCGAAAACGGCGTCGATCTCGTTTCGGGCGGAACGGACAATCATTTGATGCTTCTCGATTTGACGAGAAAGAATATGACGGGTAAGGAGCTTGAAACCCTTCTCGACGAAGCGCACGTCACCGTCAATAAGAACGCGATCCCGTTCGACACGCAAAAACCTTTTGTAACGAGCGGCGTCCGTATCGGGACTCCGGCGATCACCGCGCGCGGTATGAAGGAAAAAGAAGCGGTCTACATAGCGGATCTCATCACCGACATCATTTTGAATCGCGCGGAAGCGGTCGAAAGAGTAAAGAAAGCGGTTATCGAACTTTGCGAGAAATTTCCGCTTTACGTCAACGATATCCTTTAA
- the hslV gene encoding ATP-dependent protease subunit HslV, translated as MEFKGTTICAVKKGGVTVIAGDGQVTMGESVVFKANAVKVKRIYGGKVVVGFAGSVSDAFSLSEKFEKMLQKFSGNLMRSAVELAELWRNDKMPRQLQAMLIAADKDNLLVLSGTGEVIDPDSGVCAIGSGGNYALAAARALYDIEGMGAEEIARKAMKIASELCVFTNSNLTVEVL; from the coding sequence ATGGAATTTAAGGGAACCACGATTTGCGCCGTCAAAAAGGGCGGCGTCACCGTGATCGCCGGCGACGGTCAGGTCACGATGGGCGAAAGCGTCGTCTTCAAGGCGAACGCGGTCAAGGTCAAAAGGATCTACGGCGGCAAGGTCGTCGTCGGGTTCGCGGGCAGCGTTTCGGACGCTTTTTCTTTGAGTGAAAAGTTCGAAAAAATGTTGCAAAAATTCAGCGGAAATTTGATGCGCAGCGCGGTCGAACTCGCGGAGCTTTGGAGAAACGATAAAATGCCCCGTCAGCTTCAAGCGATGCTGATCGCCGCGGATAAGGATAATCTGTTGGTGCTGTCCGGGACGGGTGAAGTCATCGATCCCGATTCGGGCGTTTGCGCGATCGGAAGCGGCGGCAATTACGCGCTCGCGGCGGCGCGCGCTTTATATGATATCGAGGGTATGGGCGCGGAAGAGATCGCGCGGAAAGCGATGAAAATCGCGTCCGAGCTTTGCGTCTTTACGAACTCGAATCTGACGGTGGAGGTGCTGTGA
- the hslU gene encoding ATP-dependent protease ATPase subunit HslU, with product MELFTPKEIVQELDKYIIGQDEAKRSVAVALRNRYRRSRLDDAVREEITPKNIIMKGPTGVGKTEIARRLAKLVKAPLVKVEATKFTEVGYVGRDVESMVRDLVEAAIRLVKEERYEELKPRATQAAVQKLVKVILPIRKELSPDVPEAQLSEAISEELTDGKLDEMQIEIEVSEPQKPVQMMQTGQGAEINLGDIFKQFGGGKNKKKRKLYVKDAMRMLILEESDKLIDTDSVAAEALRRAEQEGIIFIDEIDKIAGSSMGSSRGGPDVSREGVQRDILPIVEGSTVTTKYGSIRTDFILFIAAGAFHISEVKDLIPELQGRFPVVVELNSLTKEDFVRILTEPSNALLKMYSALLKVDGVDLKFTKEAIEKIAELASLENTNSENIGARRLHSLIEALLSDVSYEANGEPVEVVVDLPYVEKHLGKQLVDLDLKRYII from the coding sequence ATGGAACTGTTTACCCCGAAAGAGATCGTGCAGGAACTCGATAAATATATCATCGGGCAGGACGAGGCGAAAAGAAGCGTCGCCGTCGCTCTTCGCAACCGTTACAGACGCAGTCGTCTGGACGATGCCGTTCGCGAAGAGATCACCCCGAAAAACATCATTATGAAAGGACCGACGGGCGTCGGTAAGACCGAGATCGCCCGCCGTCTCGCCAAGCTCGTAAAAGCGCCGCTCGTCAAAGTCGAAGCCACGAAGTTTACCGAAGTCGGTTACGTCGGGCGCGACGTCGAGTCGATGGTCCGCGACCTCGTGGAAGCCGCGATCCGCCTCGTAAAGGAAGAGCGTTACGAAGAGCTTAAACCCCGCGCCACCCAAGCGGCGGTGCAAAAACTCGTAAAGGTCATTTTGCCGATCCGCAAAGAGCTTTCGCCGGACGTTCCCGAAGCTCAGCTTTCCGAAGCGATTTCCGAAGAACTTACGGATGGGAAATTGGACGAAATGCAGATCGAGATCGAAGTTTCCGAGCCGCAAAAACCCGTGCAGATGATGCAGACCGGGCAGGGCGCGGAGATCAATCTCGGCGATATTTTCAAACAATTCGGAGGCGGCAAGAATAAGAAAAAACGCAAGCTGTACGTCAAGGACGCGATGAGGATGCTGATCCTCGAAGAATCCGATAAGCTCATCGATACCGACAGCGTCGCCGCGGAGGCTCTCCGCCGCGCGGAGCAGGAAGGCATCATCTTTATCGACGAGATCGACAAGATCGCCGGTTCGAGTATGGGTTCTTCCCGCGGCGGTCCGGACGTTTCGCGCGAAGGCGTGCAAAGGGATATCCTTCCGATCGTCGAAGGTTCCACTGTGACGACGAAGTACGGCAGCATTCGCACCGACTTCATTCTCTTCATCGCGGCGGGCGCTTTCCATATTTCGGAAGTTAAAGATCTGATCCCCGAACTGCAAGGCAGATTCCCCGTCGTCGTCGAGCTCAACAGCCTTACGAAAGAGGATTTCGTCCGCATTTTGACCGAACCGTCGAACGCGCTTCTCAAAATGTACAGCGCGCTCTTGAAAGTGGACGGCGTCGATCTGAAATTTACGAAGGAAGCCATCGAGAAGATCGCGGAACTCGCCTCTCTCGAAAACACGAACAGCGAGAATATCGGCGCGCGTCGCCTGCATTCTCTGATCGAAGCGCTTTTGTCCGACGTTTCTTACGAAGCGAACGGCGAGCCCGTCGAAGTCGTCGTCGATCTTCCCTACGTCGAGAAGCATCTCGGTAAACAGCTCGTCGACCTCGATCTCAAACGATATATCATTTAA
- the trxA gene encoding thioredoxin — MNAVNEANVKEFLQSPAAVLDFWATWCGPCRMLSPVVEKLSEEYAGKVAFGSVNVDEEEGLAVSYDISVIPTLLFMKNGTVVNKTVGVRSADELKKIIEELIK; from the coding sequence ATGAACGCAGTAAACGAAGCTAACGTAAAAGAGTTTTTGCAGTCTCCCGCGGCGGTCCTCGATTTTTGGGCGACTTGGTGCGGTCCGTGCCGAATGCTTTCGCCCGTCGTGGAGAAACTTTCGGAAGAGTACGCGGGAAAAGTGGCATTCGGTTCGGTCAACGTGGACGAAGAGGAAGGGCTTGCCGTTTCCTATGACATCTCCGTGATCCCGACGCTCCTTTTTATGAAAAACGGAACCGTTGTGAATAAGACCGTCGGCGTTCGCTCGGCTGACGAATTGAAAAAAATCATCGAGGAACTTATCAAATAG
- a CDS encoding SoxR reducing system RseC family protein, with protein sequence MYEVGIVESVNEKRKTAKVVFDRRSACDKCKMCLAASGDKMKVYVEVRNTLGAKEGDRVGVQMSDRFVLRAAFIVYIVPVALVGAGLAIFRKFSDLVLLGVVAVALVIGCAIGIIVDRMIKKKGTFAPQLVTILSDEQSDKPASDPADSASDGDGDPTEE encoded by the coding sequence ATGTACGAAGTCGGGATCGTTGAAAGCGTAAACGAAAAGAGGAAAACGGCGAAAGTCGTCTTCGACAGGCGCTCCGCTTGCGATAAGTGCAAGATGTGCCTCGCCGCGTCCGGCGATAAGATGAAAGTCTACGTCGAAGTCAGAAACACGCTCGGCGCGAAAGAAGGCGATCGGGTCGGCGTCCAAATGAGCGACCGTTTCGTCCTGCGCGCGGCGTTTATCGTCTATATCGTCCCCGTCGCGCTGGTCGGCGCGGGGCTTGCGATCTTTCGCAAATTTTCCGATTTGGTCCTGCTCGGCGTCGTCGCGGTCGCGCTCGTCATCGGTTGCGCGATCGGGATCATCGTCGATCGCATGATCAAGAAAAAAGGTACGTTCGCGCCGCAGCTCGTTACGATCCTGTCGGACGAGCAGAGCGATAAGCCCGCATCCGATCCTGCGGATTCCGCCTCCGACGGCGACGGGGATCCCACCGAAGAATAG